One stretch of Rhodoferax lithotrophicus DNA includes these proteins:
- a CDS encoding YecA family protein, translating to MTIEPTPPEALTPPSATDILQSTDFDELDTILDDLRTRFDETPQWEFCEGFMAAVVCCRRVIPATEYFNVLLDLEDDSETPLFVDDAQFQRFFALWMRRFNEVAAALDARIESLDDERAYQPEVMDLRSAIAALSDEQRAEMDDAPIPSFGQIWAIGFMYAVESWPDEWAAPRDKEAAKVLDAALECIVALTEDDTEPATVPAFEDDSVPSMSEQRLDDFADAMWAVYDLRELWRQIGPRVETVHVGEKPGRNDPCPCGSGKKYKKCCGA from the coding sequence ATGACCATCGAACCCACCCCACCCGAGGCGCTTACCCCGCCTTCTGCCACAGATATCCTGCAAAGCACCGACTTTGACGAACTCGACACCATCCTGGACGACCTGCGCACCCGCTTTGACGAAACCCCGCAATGGGAGTTTTGTGAAGGCTTCATGGCGGCCGTAGTGTGCTGTCGCCGGGTGATTCCCGCCACCGAGTACTTCAATGTGCTGCTGGATCTGGAAGATGACAGCGAAACCCCCTTGTTTGTCGATGATGCCCAGTTCCAGCGCTTTTTTGCGCTGTGGATGCGCCGCTTCAACGAGGTGGCAGCAGCTTTGGATGCCCGCATTGAGTCACTCGACGATGAACGCGCCTACCAGCCCGAGGTGATGGATTTACGCTCCGCCATTGCGGCCCTGTCAGATGAGCAACGCGCCGAGATGGACGACGCGCCGATTCCCTCCTTTGGCCAAATCTGGGCCATTGGTTTTATGTACGCGGTGGAAAGCTGGCCGGATGAGTGGGCCGCACCCCGTGACAAGGAAGCGGCCAAAGTGCTGGATGCCGCCTTGGAATGTATCGTGGCACTGACCGAAGACGACACCGAACCCGCCACCGTGCCGGCCTTTGAAGACGACAGCGTGCCCAGCATGAGCGAGCAACGGCTGGACGATTTTGCCGATGCCATGTGGGCGGTGTATGACCTGCGCGAACTCTGGCGGCAAATTGGCCCGCGTGTCGAAACCGTGCATGTGGGCGAGAAACCGGGCCGCAATGACCCCTGCCCTTGTGGCAGTGGCAAAAAATACAAGAAGTGCTGCGGCGCGTAG
- a CDS encoding carbonic anhydrase, whose product MKHLILPLLLATSTCQASLCESGHRQSPINITAESVAAKKLPAMTVDYRSAPLKLANDGHTLRVRFDKSGQLVIGKERYTLQQFHFHTPGGDQIKGEKFPFAAHILHKSASGQLLAIVVPFRLGAENPLLTRLLPQIPAKVDGDHKHPDQQVSAQDLLPTHLAYYRYSGSLTAAPCTEGVEWLVMKQPLELSAAQLTQWQQHFKDNMRGVNPLYGRAVFESQ is encoded by the coding sequence ATGAAACACCTGATTCTGCCCCTGCTGCTGGCCACTTCCACCTGCCAGGCATCCCTGTGCGAAAGCGGCCATCGCCAGTCACCGATCAACATCACGGCTGAATCGGTGGCGGCGAAAAAACTGCCCGCGATGACGGTGGACTACCGCAGCGCACCACTCAAACTGGCCAATGACGGCCACACCTTGCGCGTACGTTTTGACAAAAGCGGCCAGTTGGTGATCGGCAAGGAGCGCTATACGCTGCAGCAGTTTCACTTTCACACCCCAGGGGGTGATCAGATCAAGGGTGAAAAATTTCCATTTGCCGCGCACATCCTGCACAAAAGCGCATCAGGCCAGTTGTTGGCCATTGTGGTGCCGTTCCGCTTGGGCGCTGAAAACCCGCTGCTGACACGTTTGCTGCCACAGATTCCCGCCAAGGTGGATGGCGACCACAAGCATCCCGACCAACAGGTCAGCGCCCAAGACCTGTTACCGACCCACCTGGCCTACTACCGCTATAGCGGCTCACTGACGGCCGCACCCTGTACCGAGGGCGTGGAGTGGCTGGTGATGAAGCAGCCGCTGGAACTCTCTGCGGCGCAATTGACCCAATGGCAACAACATTTCAAAGACAACATGCGCGGGGTCAACCCCTTGTATGGGCGTGCCGTGTTTGAAAGCCAGTGA
- a CDS encoding PQQ-binding-like beta-propeller repeat protein, which translates to MFFQLPQNMAAPSLALAALLPLSTACLAQASVPDASVSPAPAASAAAVKAKPAAKPAPSAKAKPAAKADPLMGIAVTVTPEMTGAGIVSSGVKLPAIPPVTGNRKNPVASWGKPLPYPIVIADRRNNRLIEVAPDKSIVWEFPSPSLAVYRGNEDVNFSVDGSQLAVSEEDNFDVHLVDYNQRALTWTWGVPDHRGSGSHILNYPDDAHLLADGKFVTADIRNCRILIIDPKTNDIVTQWGTPGQCKHNPPSQLAHANGATPLENGDLLVTEITDAWISRITRDSKVLWSVKAPGMHYPSDAFPTVDGKQIIVADFWKPGRVVIFDPATRKVTWEYFYKDGEKALDHSSIARELPDTGDILIVDDLNDRVIVVDRKTKDIIWQYGEKNKKGHTPGLLNYPDGFDIDVFHDWKTALKK; encoded by the coding sequence ATGTTTTTCCAATTGCCTCAAAATATGGCCGCGCCAAGCCTTGCGCTGGCGGCCTTGCTGCCCCTCTCTACCGCCTGCCTGGCTCAGGCAAGTGTCCCGGACGCATCTGTCAGCCCGGCCCCCGCGGCCTCAGCCGCTGCGGTCAAGGCCAAACCTGCAGCCAAACCAGCCCCAAGCGCCAAAGCCAAACCTGCTGCCAAGGCCGATCCGCTGATGGGGATCGCCGTTACGGTCACCCCCGAGATGACGGGGGCTGGCATTGTCTCCAGTGGGGTCAAGTTACCTGCCATCCCACCCGTGACCGGCAACCGCAAAAACCCGGTGGCCAGCTGGGGCAAACCCTTGCCTTATCCCATCGTGATTGCCGACCGGCGCAACAACCGCCTGATCGAAGTGGCCCCCGACAAATCCATCGTCTGGGAATTTCCGTCACCCAGCCTGGCGGTTTACCGTGGCAATGAAGACGTGAACTTCTCGGTCGACGGCAGCCAACTGGCGGTGAGTGAGGAAGACAACTTTGATGTGCACCTGGTCGACTACAACCAACGCGCCCTGACCTGGACCTGGGGTGTGCCCGACCACCGCGGCAGCGGCAGCCACATCCTGAACTACCCGGACGATGCCCATCTGCTGGCCGACGGCAAGTTTGTGACTGCCGACATCCGCAACTGCCGCATTCTGATCATTGACCCCAAAACCAATGACATCGTCACCCAGTGGGGCACACCGGGCCAGTGCAAACACAACCCGCCCAGCCAGCTGGCACACGCCAACGGTGCCACGCCTCTGGAAAACGGTGACTTGCTGGTGACCGAGATCACCGATGCCTGGATTTCACGCATCACCCGTGACAGCAAGGTGTTGTGGAGCGTCAAGGCTCCCGGCATGCACTACCCGTCGGATGCCTTCCCCACGGTGGATGGCAAACAAATCATCGTGGCCGACTTCTGGAAACCCGGCCGTGTGGTGATTTTTGACCCGGCCACGCGCAAAGTCACCTGGGAATATTTCTACAAGGATGGTGAAAAAGCGCTGGACCACTCCTCCATTGCCCGCGAATTGCCTGACACCGGCGACATCCTGATCGTCGATGATCTGAATGACCGCGTGATCGTGGTCGACCGCAAGACCAAGGACATCATCTGGCAATACGGCGAGAAAAACAAAAAAGGCCACACCCCTGGCTTGTTGAACTACCCCGACGGCTTTGACATCGATGTGTTCCACGACTGGAAGACGGCGCTGAAGAAATAA